In Hydrogenispora ethanolica, one genomic interval encodes:
- a CDS encoding carbohydrate ABC transporter permease gives MKGTNRSVISVFDLKKPGVKLGYSCCYALAAGLAVLMIYPLLWVLFGSLKEANEIFLVPPTLLPKTFLFQNYREAWQIYEIPKVVANTFIAFGGFLLVRFVVISAAAYALSHLKIPFRTGFYMIFLATLMLPFFAYIIPAYLVVFQLGLLNTFWAVWLPAGADSFTLLLLKGFFDGIPGELFEAARIDGASELKILRVIVLPLAKPILAALTIFAFMAVWNNFLWQQIVLSSGDKWTISVALWFRSLGNVGATVAQNIQLAAMLISTIPPMIVFLFFQKYIIEGVTFSGIKG, from the coding sequence ATGAAGGGCACGAATCGCAGTGTCATCTCGGTTTTCGATCTGAAAAAACCTGGCGTGAAGCTGGGCTATAGCTGTTGTTATGCGCTGGCGGCCGGTCTGGCGGTGCTGATGATCTATCCGCTGTTGTGGGTCCTCTTCGGTTCGCTGAAAGAAGCGAACGAGATCTTTTTGGTTCCGCCGACCTTGCTGCCGAAGACTTTTTTATTCCAAAACTATCGGGAAGCGTGGCAGATCTATGAGATTCCCAAGGTGGTCGCCAACACCTTCATCGCCTTCGGCGGGTTTCTGTTGGTGCGGTTCGTGGTGATCAGCGCCGCCGCCTATGCGCTGTCCCACCTGAAGATCCCCTTCCGGACCGGGTTTTATATGATCTTCCTGGCCACCTTGATGCTGCCGTTCTTCGCCTATATCATCCCGGCCTATCTGGTGGTGTTCCAGTTGGGGCTGCTGAATACCTTCTGGGCGGTCTGGCTGCCGGCCGGGGCCGACTCCTTCACCTTATTGCTGTTGAAGGGGTTCTTCGACGGCATCCCCGGCGAGCTGTTCGAGGCGGCCCGGATCGACGGCGCCTCGGAATTGAAGATCCTGCGGGTGATCGTGCTGCCCCTGGCCAAACCGATCCTGGCGGCGCTGACCATCTTCGCCTTCATGGCGGTCTGGAACAACTTTCTCTGGCAGCAGATCGTGCTCTCCTCCGGCGACAAGTGGACCATCTCGGTGGCGCTCTGGTTCCGGTCGCTGGGCAATGTCGGCGCCACGGTGGCCCAGAACATTCAGCTGGCGGCGATGCTGATCAGCACCATTCCGCCGATGATCGTCTTCCTGTTCTTCCAGAAGTACATCATCGAGGGGGTCACCTTCTCGGGGATCAAGGGGTGA
- a CDS encoding DUF4318 domain-containing protein — MFKFLKKVFLVDLDDSLTYPSAQTICNAIEKYCRSSKEKCQFVSTKKPVTFYLEDKLFAAEITMARGGYIIKCIEK; from the coding sequence ATGTTTAAATTCTTAAAAAAGGTTTTTTTAGTTGATTTGGATGATTCGTTGACTTATCCGTCTGCCCAGACAATCTGTAACGCCATTGAAAAATATTGCAGGAGTTCCAAAGAAAAGTGCCAGTTCGTCAGCACCAAAAAACCGGTTACATTCTATTTGGAAGACAAATTATTTGCTGCGGAAATCACTATGGCTCGGGGCGGATATATCATTAAGTGCATTGAAAAATAA
- a CDS encoding helix-turn-helix domain-containing protein — translation MKKNRCEVFKMVSFGERLRLLREEQNFGQKEIGDLLSVSVSSIGKYESGERTPSPDTINKLADFFHVSADFLLGRSEVRESAEIILTRFNIGNGLPEEALKEFDEVKNYILHKYGKKQQS, via the coding sequence ATGAAAAAGAATCGCTGTGAGGTGTTTAAAATGGTATCGTTTGGAGAACGACTTCGCTTATTGCGTGAAGAACAAAACTTCGGTCAAAAAGAAATTGGCGATTTGTTGAGTGTATCCGTTTCCTCCATTGGCAAGTATGAAAGCGGAGAACGGACTCCCTCTCCCGATACTATTAATAAATTGGCCGATTTCTTTCATGTTTCGGCCGATTTTTTACTTGGGCGTTCCGAGGTACGTGAATCAGCGGAAATAATACTGACCAGGTTCAACATTGGCAATGGTTTGCCGGAGGAAGCTCTGAAAGAGTTCGACGAGGTCAAAAATTATATTTTACACAAGTATGGCAAAAAACAACAATCATGA
- a CDS encoding DUF3226 domain-containing protein, translated as MNSIIFCEGRVDAVLIGQYLVANREWAYSREFKENLKLNPEDKKQLINAYKRDNDWVYIWAVGGRNRFQTPIQKVLTLNQKADNESGFRNYIILVDNDGGEQSEIQTEFCNCFHITRLRNNEWEDFHYVNGFGEDSTARILLTIIPFDEPGALETVMINSLAEKDDENIVPRCLEFVDGIQTRKYLLNRREKLKAKLSTIVSIISPDRAVDSLVEIIEGIEWNKYNSVNRAFNKLLEL; from the coding sequence ATGAACAGCATTATATTTTGCGAAGGAAGAGTGGACGCTGTTTTGATTGGACAGTATTTGGTTGCTAATAGGGAATGGGCATATTCAAGAGAGTTCAAAGAAAATTTAAAATTAAATCCAGAAGATAAAAAACAGCTAATAAATGCATATAAAAGAGACAATGACTGGGTTTATATTTGGGCGGTCGGTGGGAGAAACAGGTTCCAAACCCCTATACAAAAAGTTTTGACCTTGAATCAAAAGGCAGATAATGAATCAGGTTTTAGAAATTACATTATTTTGGTTGATAATGACGGTGGAGAACAATCTGAAATTCAAACGGAATTTTGTAATTGTTTTCATATCACCCGACTTAGAAATAATGAATGGGAAGATTTTCATTATGTAAATGGTTTCGGAGAGGATAGTACAGCAAGAATATTACTAACGATTATTCCGTTTGATGAACCAGGTGCTCTAGAAACGGTTATGATCAATTCATTGGCTGAAAAGGATGATGAGAATATTGTACCTAGGTGTCTAGAGTTCGTTGATGGTATACAAACAAGAAAATATTTGCTTAATCGACGTGAAAAATTGAAGGCAAAGCTATCAACGATTGTTTCAATTATATCTCCAGATCGGGCTGTAGATAGTCTAGTGGAAATCATCGAGGGTATTGAATGGAACAAGTATAACTCAGTTAACCGCGCGTTCAACAAATTATTGGAATTATAG
- a CDS encoding DUF4318 domain-containing protein has product MFKFLKKVFFVDLDDSLTYPSTQTICNAIEKYCVSSKEKCQFVSTKKPVTFYLEDKLFTAEITMARGGYIIKCIEK; this is encoded by the coding sequence ATGTTTAAATTCTTAAAAAAGGTTTTTTTCGTTGATTTGGATGATTCGTTGACTTATCCGTCTACCCAGACAATCTGTAACGCCATTGAAAAATATTGCGTGAGTTCCAAAGAAAAGTGCCAGTTCGTCAGCACCAAAAAACCGGTTACATTCTATTTGGAAGACAAATTATTTACTGCTGAAATCACTATGGCTCGGGGCGGATATATCATTAAGTGCATTGAAAAATAA
- a CDS encoding DUF1330 domain-containing protein, translating into MSYYFVAQIQIRDEAEYQKYLNEVDEVFSKFEGEYLAVDPNPAVIEGEWKYSRFVMIQFPDETAFQRWYQSPEYQAILRHRLRAAQCDTVLVKGL; encoded by the coding sequence GTGAGTTATTATTTCGTGGCCCAGATCCAAATCCGGGATGAGGCGGAATATCAAAAGTATTTGAACGAGGTGGATGAGGTATTCAGCAAGTTTGAAGGAGAATATCTTGCGGTCGATCCCAATCCCGCAGTCATCGAGGGAGAATGGAAGTACAGCCGGTTCGTCATGATACAGTTCCCCGATGAAACGGCATTTCAACGTTGGTATCAATCGCCGGAATATCAAGCAATCCTGCGCCACCGTCTGCGAGCCGCCCAATGTGATACCGT
- a CDS encoding pyridoxal phosphate-dependent decarboxylase family protein, whose amino-acid sequence MSQQRNSAVCDRLREEAADGELFEQAKEYAVSYMCQILDQPVFPGPGAIDGLDVFREPLPVHSGDPYEILGRLHHYGSPATVAQTGGRYFGFVNGGIIPVSLAAKWLSDAWDQNAALSIMSPVVSVLEEVCENWLVDLFHLPKGTAAGFVGGSSTAMLCGLTAGRNHLLEQLGYDVSKKGLFGAPEIRVIVGAGAHSSVFKALAILGLGSERIVKIPEDDQGRMVAAALPELDSRTLLIVQAGNVNTGSFDDFQTICPKARAAGAWVHVDGAFGLWAAASARLNCLTKGVESASSWSLDAHKTLNAPYDNGIIMCSNRETLTKALHMAGSYIIYSDHRDGMLYTPDMSRRARAVELWAALKSLGRNGVSELVDDLHDKAVYFGEQLKQHHFVIHNEIAFNQVLVSTGNPDITAKTLKNIQASGICWGGGATWRNDPVIRISVCSYRTTYEDIDRSVAAFVLARKIATDRR is encoded by the coding sequence ATGTCACAGCAAAGAAACAGCGCGGTCTGTGACCGTCTCAGGGAAGAAGCTGCGGACGGGGAGCTTTTTGAACAGGCCAAGGAATACGCAGTGAGCTATATGTGCCAGATTCTCGATCAGCCCGTTTTTCCGGGTCCGGGTGCAATCGATGGTCTGGATGTTTTCAGAGAGCCGCTGCCGGTCCATTCCGGGGATCCTTACGAAATCCTCGGAAGGCTGCATCATTATGGCTCACCGGCAACGGTGGCGCAAACCGGCGGACGTTACTTCGGATTTGTCAATGGCGGCATCATCCCGGTTTCCCTGGCTGCCAAATGGTTATCGGATGCGTGGGATCAAAATGCCGCGCTGTCCATCATGTCTCCGGTGGTTTCCGTGCTGGAGGAAGTCTGTGAAAACTGGCTGGTCGATTTGTTCCATTTGCCGAAAGGGACAGCCGCGGGCTTTGTGGGAGGGAGTTCGACTGCAATGCTCTGCGGTCTGACTGCGGGAAGAAACCATCTGCTCGAACAATTAGGCTATGACGTCAGTAAAAAGGGACTCTTCGGCGCACCTGAAATCCGGGTCATAGTCGGAGCAGGCGCGCATTCATCCGTGTTCAAAGCGCTGGCAATTCTGGGTCTTGGCAGCGAGCGGATTGTGAAGATTCCGGAGGACGATCAGGGGAGAATGGTCGCCGCTGCCCTTCCGGAGCTGGATAGCAGGACTTTGCTGATTGTGCAGGCCGGGAATGTGAATACCGGTTCATTTGATGATTTTCAGACGATCTGCCCCAAAGCCCGCGCCGCCGGGGCCTGGGTCCATGTGGATGGCGCCTTCGGGTTATGGGCGGCCGCCTCCGCCCGATTAAACTGCTTGACGAAAGGGGTGGAGAGTGCCAGCTCGTGGTCTTTGGACGCGCATAAAACCCTGAATGCTCCGTATGACAATGGAATTATCATGTGCTCCAACCGGGAGACACTGACCAAGGCTTTGCATATGGCAGGTTCCTACATCATTTACAGCGACCACCGTGATGGCATGCTCTACACTCCGGATATGTCCAGGCGCGCCAGAGCGGTTGAGCTTTGGGCGGCATTGAAATCGCTCGGAAGAAACGGCGTTTCGGAGCTGGTCGATGATTTGCATGACAAAGCGGTTTACTTCGGGGAACAACTGAAACAGCATCATTTTGTGATCCATAATGAGATCGCATTCAATCAGGTCCTTGTTTCAACAGGAAACCCCGATATCACCGCAAAGACGCTAAAGAATATTCAAGCCTCCGGCATCTGCTGGGGTGGCGGCGCGACATGGCGAAACGACCCGGTCATCCGCATCAGCGTCTGTTCCTATCGAACAACCTATGAAGACATCGACCGCTCCGTGGCAGCATTCGTCCTGGCGAGAAAAATCGCAACGGACCGCCGGTGA
- a CDS encoding AAA family ATPase, producing the protein MIYIQDLTIKVFRGINELKLKNLAEINIITGINNSGKTSILEAIRLIENPLDIINAVRISRQRENLFPPLMGRGRLGSFDSFINMFGRDGNINRIVLSGNFNSITFDLKIEGTIEKRLLDIDEFKKNSKNRYGVVDQDIINGEIDCFVGIIGYTKNGKHTEENVLLSRYDKFISNNRNATINIEYLSPIDHIIKNTHINQLIKSGLKSEVIDVLRIFDPQIKGLEMIGEGFNIVPYIDHENLGLMPLSTYGDGLKKVLLLASSIVKAKNGILLIDEIETAIHVSALEEIFKWFVVACQKFQVQVFATTHSLEVIDAILKGVAVSYEKNNINAENDPLRVITLKKQNQKTLARSLPGKEALNSREEFDMELRQ; encoded by the coding sequence ATGATCTATATTCAGGATTTAACCATTAAAGTTTTTCGGGGCATAAATGAATTAAAATTGAAAAATTTGGCTGAGATCAACATCATTACTGGGATCAATAACTCGGGTAAAACTTCAATTTTAGAAGCGATTCGTTTAATAGAAAATCCGTTGGATATCATTAATGCAGTCAGAATATCTCGACAAAGGGAAAACTTATTTCCACCATTGATGGGGAGAGGAAGACTTGGAAGTTTTGATTCGTTCATAAACATGTTTGGCAGGGATGGTAATATAAACCGAATAGTGCTCTCTGGAAATTTTAATAGCATAACATTTGATTTAAAGATTGAAGGTACTATAGAAAAAAGATTGCTTGATATTGATGAGTTTAAGAAAAATTCAAAGAATCGATATGGAGTAGTCGATCAGGATATAATTAATGGAGAAATTGATTGTTTTGTCGGAATAATTGGTTATACGAAAAATGGAAAACACACTGAGGAGAATGTGCTACTTTCACGCTATGATAAGTTTATATCCAATAACAGAAACGCGACAATCAATATAGAGTATCTATCCCCGATTGACCATATTATTAAAAATACTCACATCAATCAATTGATTAAAAGTGGCCTTAAGAGTGAGGTTATTGATGTTTTAAGAATTTTTGATCCTCAAATCAAAGGACTGGAGATGATTGGTGAGGGTTTTAATATTGTGCCTTATATTGATCATGAAAACCTTGGCCTTATGCCATTATCTACATATGGTGATGGTTTAAAAAAGGTTTTATTATTAGCATCTTCTATTGTAAAGGCCAAAAATGGTATTTTACTAATTGATGAGATCGAAACAGCCATCCATGTTAGCGCACTAGAAGAGATCTTTAAATGGTTTGTTGTGGCTTGTCAAAAGTTTCAGGTTCAAGTTTTTGCAACCACTCATAGCCTCGAAGTGATCGATGCAATTTTAAAAGGTGTTGCAGTTAGTTATGAGAAAAATAATATAAATGCGGAAAATGATCCACTCCGAGTAATTACTTTGAAAAAGCAAAACCAAAAAACTTTAGCGCGCTCACTTCCAGGTAAAGAAGCATTGAATTCCAGAGAAGAATTTGACATGGAGTTGAGACAATGA
- the pgmB gene encoding beta-phosphoglucomutase, producing MSTMQAAIFDLDGVIVDTAKYHYLAWKRLAGELGFDFAPEDNERLKGVSRMRSLAIILEIGGIRLSEAEQAEWAARKNAWYLEYIGAMTPAEILPGVVPFLNRLRQRGIKTALASASKNAGLILEKLGIGPLFDAVVDGNAVAKAKPDPEVFVTAAARLGVPAGECVVFEDAVAGIAAARGAGMAVIGIGDPRILTEADLVIADFTRLNEALLTGEPSDAALLIREEGFRPERIELNGSKFVLGNGYAGYRGTLEEDGAAEQAACTLAGLYDRRGEAWREPVNAPNGFYTVLHYEGQRLAATALPPREHCQEMDMRRGLHRRATRFAVEDATVTIAAERFLSLADPHLLALEYRFRADRSGQVLLETGIDAAVWDINGPHLAQLALDQRDGQLLAEAVTNEGEGLAVAEAWDWDGPCTEVEGERNILRRVALTVEAGREYCFHKYVSIFTAKDGVPDPAGAALAHNREARGLGYQRLRLRHAQLWHERWLRADVRIDGDPVAQLALRYSIYLLLSAAPAHSGQVSIPGRGLSGQTYKGAIFWDTELFMLPFFDYTHPELARNLVLYRCHTLAGARRKAAEYGYEGAFYAWESQERGDDACTLFNVTDVFTGRPMRTYFRDKQIHISAAVAHAIWQYCRISGDRTVLLAGGAEAILECARFFHSHAYFKPAQNRYELLEVTGPDEYHERVANNAYTNAMARRTFRIARELLEWLQTEEEEYGRALLAKLRIADGAAFIADMAERLYVPAPDPGTLLIEQFDGYFRLEDVTLAELKGRMKHPHEYLGGGNGLATTTRILKQADVVALLNLFKEEYSQDVKRANWEYYEPRTEHGSSLSPCVYAMLAADIGKPDWAYPYFMKTATLDLNGDYKRFVGTLYIGGTHPAANGGAWMAAVLGFGGLHCDGETIRFKPALPSHWQGLSFHFQMKGDWFAAEITPQAVQVTAAAANRATVRVTIAGQTLDCAPGQTVTVHGEFGRGGAEPGGEAAAG from the coding sequence ATGAGCACGATGCAAGCGGCGATTTTCGATCTTGACGGCGTGATCGTCGATACCGCCAAATATCATTACCTGGCCTGGAAGCGGCTGGCCGGGGAGTTGGGCTTTGATTTCGCGCCGGAGGACAACGAGCGGCTGAAAGGGGTCAGCCGGATGCGGTCGCTGGCGATCATTCTGGAGATCGGCGGGATCCGGCTCTCCGAGGCGGAGCAGGCGGAGTGGGCCGCCCGGAAAAACGCATGGTACCTGGAGTATATCGGGGCCATGACGCCGGCGGAGATCCTGCCGGGGGTGGTGCCTTTTCTGAACAGGCTGCGGCAGCGGGGGATCAAGACCGCGCTGGCCTCGGCCAGCAAGAATGCCGGGCTGATCCTGGAGAAGCTGGGGATCGGCCCGCTCTTCGACGCGGTGGTCGACGGCAATGCGGTGGCCAAGGCCAAGCCGGACCCGGAGGTTTTCGTGACCGCCGCCGCGCGGCTGGGAGTGCCGGCCGGGGAGTGCGTGGTATTCGAGGATGCGGTGGCCGGGATCGCGGCGGCCCGCGGCGCCGGAATGGCGGTGATCGGCATCGGCGATCCGCGGATCCTGACCGAGGCCGATCTGGTCATCGCCGACTTCACCCGGCTCAACGAAGCGTTGCTCACCGGCGAGCCCAGCGACGCCGCGCTGCTGATCCGGGAGGAGGGCTTCCGGCCGGAGCGGATCGAGCTCAATGGGAGCAAGTTCGTGTTGGGCAACGGTTATGCCGGCTACCGGGGAACGCTGGAGGAGGACGGTGCCGCCGAACAGGCGGCCTGCACGCTGGCGGGGCTCTACGACCGCCGGGGCGAGGCGTGGCGGGAACCGGTCAACGCGCCCAACGGCTTTTACACCGTCCTGCATTACGAGGGCCAAAGGCTGGCGGCGACGGCCCTGCCGCCGCGCGAACATTGCCAGGAGATGGATATGCGCCGCGGGTTGCACCGGCGGGCGACGCGTTTCGCGGTGGAAGATGCCACAGTGACGATCGCGGCGGAGCGTTTCCTGAGTCTGGCCGATCCCCATCTCTTGGCCCTAGAGTACCGCTTCCGGGCCGATCGCAGCGGCCAGGTCCTGCTGGAGACGGGGATCGACGCCGCGGTCTGGGACATCAACGGTCCGCACCTGGCGCAGCTGGCGTTGGACCAGCGCGACGGGCAACTGCTGGCGGAGGCCGTGACCAACGAAGGCGAGGGGCTGGCGGTGGCCGAGGCCTGGGATTGGGACGGACCCTGCACGGAGGTGGAAGGGGAGCGGAATATCCTGCGCCGGGTGGCGCTGACGGTCGAAGCGGGCCGGGAATACTGTTTCCACAAGTATGTCTCGATCTTCACCGCCAAGGACGGGGTCCCGGACCCGGCCGGAGCGGCGCTGGCCCACAACCGGGAGGCGCGCGGCCTGGGTTATCAGCGTTTGCGACTGCGCCACGCCCAGCTTTGGCATGAGCGCTGGCTCCGGGCGGATGTGCGGATCGACGGTGATCCCGTCGCCCAACTGGCGTTACGCTACAGTATCTATCTGCTGCTTTCGGCCGCGCCGGCGCATAGCGGGCAGGTCTCTATTCCGGGGCGGGGGCTCTCGGGCCAGACTTATAAGGGGGCCATCTTCTGGGACACCGAGCTGTTCATGCTGCCCTTCTTCGATTACACCCATCCGGAATTGGCGCGCAATCTGGTGCTGTACCGCTGCCATACCCTGGCGGGAGCCCGGCGCAAGGCTGCGGAGTACGGTTATGAGGGCGCGTTTTACGCCTGGGAGAGCCAGGAGCGCGGCGACGACGCCTGCACCTTGTTTAATGTGACCGATGTCTTCACCGGCCGGCCCATGCGCACTTATTTCCGGGATAAACAGATCCACATCAGCGCCGCGGTGGCCCACGCCATCTGGCAGTACTGCCGGATCAGCGGCGACCGGACCGTGCTCTTGGCGGGCGGGGCCGAGGCCATCCTGGAATGCGCCCGGTTCTTCCATTCGCACGCCTATTTCAAGCCGGCCCAAAACCGTTATGAGCTGCTGGAGGTGACCGGGCCGGACGAGTACCACGAGCGGGTGGCGAATAACGCCTATACCAACGCCATGGCCCGCCGGACGTTCCGGATCGCGCGGGAACTCCTGGAGTGGCTGCAAACGGAGGAGGAGGAATACGGCCGGGCGCTCCTGGCCAAGCTGAGGATCGCGGACGGAGCCGCCTTCATCGCGGATATGGCCGAGCGGCTGTACGTCCCGGCGCCGGACCCCGGGACGCTGCTCATCGAGCAGTTCGACGGCTACTTTCGCCTGGAGGATGTGACGCTGGCCGAGCTGAAGGGCAGGATGAAGCATCCCCACGAGTACTTGGGCGGCGGTAACGGGTTGGCCACGACCACCCGGATCCTGAAACAAGCCGACGTGGTGGCGCTGCTGAACCTCTTCAAGGAGGAATATTCGCAGGATGTCAAGCGCGCCAACTGGGAGTACTATGAGCCCCGGACCGAGCACGGCTCCAGCCTGAGCCCCTGCGTCTATGCGATGCTGGCGGCGGACATCGGCAAGCCCGATTGGGCTTATCCCTATTTCATGAAGACCGCCACGCTCGACCTGAACGGCGATTATAAACGGTTCGTCGGAACGCTGTACATCGGCGGCACTCATCCGGCGGCCAACGGCGGCGCCTGGATGGCGGCGGTCCTGGGTTTCGGCGGGCTGCATTGCGACGGGGAAACCATCCGCTTCAAGCCGGCGCTGCCTTCACACTGGCAGGGGTTGAGTTTCCATTTTCAGATGAAGGGAGACTGGTTCGCGGCGGAAATCACGCCGCAAGCGGTGCAAGTCACCGCCGCTGCCGCCAACCGCGCCACTGTCCGCGTAACCATCGCCGGGCAGACGCTGGATTGCGCGCCGGGACAGACGGTTACCGTCCATGGAGAATTCGGCCGCGGCGGTGCTGAACCCGGAGGAGAAGCGGCGGCCGGATAA
- the sugE gene encoding quaternary ammonium compound efflux SMR transporter SugE: MQWLFLVIAGVFEVWWAVGLKYSHGFTKFMPSVFTIFGMIASFYFLSFALKSLPLGTAYAIWTGIGTVGTVILGIVLFKEPIDIIRLICIGLIVVGIIGLKLGSVH, encoded by the coding sequence ATGCAATGGCTTTTTTTAGTGATAGCGGGAGTCTTTGAAGTGTGGTGGGCTGTCGGTTTAAAGTATTCGCATGGCTTTACTAAATTCATGCCGAGCGTGTTTACAATCTTTGGGATGATCGCGAGCTTTTATTTTCTGTCATTCGCCTTAAAAAGTCTTCCATTGGGGACTGCATACGCCATTTGGACCGGAATTGGTACAGTCGGTACGGTCATTTTGGGAATCGTTTTATTTAAAGAACCCATCGACATCATTCGATTGATTTGCATTGGATTGATCGTCGTTGGAATCATTGGATTGAAATTAGGATCAGTTCATTAA
- a CDS encoding helix-turn-helix domain-containing protein produces the protein MIRFTLDRLMFENNRMKVPELQEKSGVNKNTLYAIYNNTCTRVDLSVINRICNALHCQPGDLMVYEPDTQ, from the coding sequence ATGATTCGGTTCACGCTCGACAGATTGATGTTTGAAAACAATCGGATGAAAGTCCCCGAACTCCAAGAAAAAAGCGGGGTCAATAAAAACACCTTGTATGCAATCTATAACAATACCTGCACCAGGGTGGATTTATCAGTAATCAACCGCATATGTAATGCTCTCCATTGCCAGCCGGGAGATTTGATGGTTTATGAGCCGGACACTCAATAA